A genomic segment from Microbacterium sp. SORGH_AS_0428 encodes:
- a CDS encoding iron-containing redox enzyme family protein, whose product MPRATLPGLPFAARGPLSEAVALRLAAAAGDGDLAALTAKALSMTTDVVRDDDIQLALFCLYANAYGSLDGLDATLEWDAELLTVRQLLESTFEAALRREVSVPALPAPDAADVAQALFALTSDDDGPSLSRYLARKATDEQAREFLIQRTIYTLREADPHSWAIPRLRGRAKAALVEIQSDEYGGGRPDRVHAEIFAHTIRAAGLDDRYGAYVDDVPAVTLASHNAMSMFGLNRRLLGAIVGHLAAFEMTSSIPNRLYGDGLRRLGYGDDVTDYFDEHVEADAVHEQIAGRDLAGALAEDRPDLLADIMFGAAACLAVDGWVAQHMHDAFTNGVSSLRGGAA is encoded by the coding sequence ATGCCCCGGGCGACGCTGCCCGGCCTGCCCTTCGCCGCCCGCGGCCCGCTGAGCGAGGCCGTCGCACTGCGCCTCGCCGCCGCTGCCGGAGACGGGGATCTGGCCGCACTGACCGCAAAAGCCCTCTCGATGACGACGGACGTCGTCCGCGACGACGACATCCAACTCGCGCTCTTCTGCCTCTATGCGAACGCCTACGGCTCGCTCGACGGCCTCGACGCGACGCTGGAGTGGGATGCGGAACTCCTCACCGTCCGGCAGCTCCTCGAGTCGACGTTCGAAGCCGCCTTGCGTCGAGAGGTCTCCGTACCCGCCCTTCCTGCCCCCGACGCGGCCGACGTCGCACAGGCGCTCTTCGCGCTGACCTCCGATGACGACGGCCCGAGCCTTTCCCGCTACCTCGCCCGCAAGGCGACCGACGAGCAGGCGCGCGAGTTCCTCATCCAGCGCACGATCTACACACTGCGCGAGGCCGACCCGCACTCGTGGGCGATCCCCCGGCTACGCGGGCGCGCGAAGGCTGCGCTCGTGGAGATCCAGTCCGACGAGTACGGCGGAGGCCGCCCCGACCGCGTGCACGCCGAGATCTTCGCGCACACCATCCGCGCGGCCGGCCTCGACGACCGCTACGGCGCGTACGTCGACGACGTCCCCGCCGTGACCCTGGCCTCGCACAACGCGATGTCGATGTTCGGGCTGAACCGTCGCCTGCTCGGCGCCATCGTGGGCCACCTTGCCGCCTTCGAGATGACGTCGTCGATCCCCAATCGTCTCTACGGCGACGGCCTGCGCCGGCTCGGCTACGGCGACGACGTGACCGACTACTTCGACGAGCACGTCGAGGCCGACGCCGTGCACGAGCAGATCGCGGGCCGCGACCTCGCAGGCGCCCTCGCGGAGGACCGGCCCGACCTGCTCGCCGACATCATGTTCGGCGCCGCCGCATGCCTGGCCGTCGACGGCTGGGTCGCGCAGCACATGCACGACGCGTTCACGAACGGCGTCTCCTCGCTGCGTGGCGGTGCCGCATGA
- a CDS encoding chemotaxis protein CheY — translation MPERVNTEVQRLLGLDSAIVVYYTDAITPDSFSLSYRSLYLHSSHREAIEAICAAHRQNGGAAS, via the coding sequence GTGCCTGAGCGCGTGAACACGGAGGTGCAGCGGCTGCTCGGGCTCGACAGCGCCATCGTCGTGTACTACACCGACGCCATCACCCCCGACAGCTTCTCTCTGAGCTACCGCTCCCTGTACCTGCACAGCTCCCACCGAGAGGCCATCGAGGCGATCTGCGCGGCGCATCGTCAGAACGGAGGGGCCGCATCATGA
- a CDS encoding zinc ribbon domain-containing protein: MSEHVPFTDNFSDLSNADGYQFEFRCERCGNGYRSAFRRDPRAAGQKIARGLGNLFGGQLSQFTSMAENLLDRSTNSPAKDEALRAATAEIGPRFHQCRGCSDWVCGDVCWNDQVGQCVRCSPALTEELAQLQAEARRQQMRQRLETVDLVGGVDLGRQAQPRCPSCGAQSHGGKFCGECGASLVSVRVCGGCRAENPGTSRFCAECGTSLIA; encoded by the coding sequence ATGTCTGAACACGTGCCGTTCACCGACAACTTCAGCGACCTCTCCAACGCCGACGGCTATCAGTTCGAGTTCCGCTGCGAGCGCTGCGGCAACGGCTACCGCTCGGCGTTCCGTCGCGACCCGCGAGCAGCCGGACAGAAGATCGCCCGCGGTCTCGGCAACCTCTTCGGCGGCCAGCTGTCGCAGTTCACCTCGATGGCGGAGAACCTGCTGGACCGCAGCACCAACTCCCCCGCGAAGGACGAGGCGCTGCGCGCCGCCACCGCGGAGATCGGCCCACGATTCCACCAGTGCCGCGGTTGCAGCGACTGGGTATGCGGCGACGTGTGCTGGAACGACCAGGTCGGCCAGTGCGTGCGCTGCTCCCCCGCCCTCACCGAGGAGCTCGCGCAGCTGCAGGCCGAGGCTCGGCGCCAGCAGATGCGTCAGCGGCTGGAGACAGTGGACCTGGTCGGCGGCGTCGACCTCGGCCGTCAGGCTCAGCCGCGCTGCCCTTCGTGCGGCGCGCAGTCGCACGGCGGCAAGTTCTGCGGGGAGTGCGGGGCTTCGCTGGTGAGCGTCCGCGTGTGCGGGGGTTGCCGCGCGGAGAACCCGGGCACGTCCCGCTTCTGCGCGGAATGCGGAACGAGCCTCATCGCCTGA
- a CDS encoding CDGSH iron-sulfur domain-containing protein, with translation MSDEPVTITAYPDGPLLVRGAARIVDAAGNAVERRRRTVALCRCGLSSIKPFCDGTHKAAGFRTDE, from the coding sequence ATGAGCGATGAGCCCGTGACCATCACCGCGTATCCCGACGGTCCGCTGCTCGTGCGAGGTGCGGCGCGGATCGTCGATGCGGCCGGCAATGCCGTCGAGCGCCGTCGCCGCACGGTCGCGCTGTGCCGCTGCGGACTGTCGAGCATCAAACCGTTCTGCGACGGCACGCACAAGGCGGCAGGCTTCCGCACGGACGAGTGA
- a CDS encoding WxL protein peptidoglycan domain-containing protein, with amino-acid sequence MNPRSTPPHPRLIALSSAMLAVLAVLAFAAPAQAAEGDEVTWTVRTASNNLGSERTNYTYTVDPGGSVSDAVTIANHGDETLDLKVYAADGSTSDEGQLSLLVAGEPSHAIGAWIVPQQTTVTVAAGETVTVPFTLSIPEDATPGDYAGGVVTSLSAPDAQNGVTVDRRLGIRVNLRVGGELAPSLAVENMSVAWNGGLNPFAGGDATVTYTLHNTGNAAIAAQPAARVSGVFGLFGTDAAAAQDVPVLLPGESWTQTVSVPGVPPVFALIAGVDVVPVVTDASGSTTPLETVTGQAIGAAVPWTLLVIVLLVAVAVFLLLRSRRRRGQAAQQRADARVEDAVARALAEERAKAAAGTAPLD; translated from the coding sequence GTGAACCCACGCTCGACTCCTCCGCATCCTCGCCTCATCGCGCTGAGTTCCGCGATGCTCGCCGTGCTCGCGGTCCTCGCCTTCGCCGCACCCGCTCAGGCCGCCGAGGGCGATGAGGTCACCTGGACCGTCCGGACCGCCTCCAACAATCTGGGCTCGGAGCGCACGAACTACACGTACACGGTCGATCCGGGCGGGTCCGTCTCGGACGCCGTCACGATCGCGAACCACGGTGACGAGACGCTGGATCTCAAGGTCTACGCCGCCGACGGTTCGACCTCCGACGAGGGCCAGCTGTCGCTGCTCGTCGCGGGGGAGCCGTCCCACGCGATCGGCGCCTGGATCGTGCCGCAGCAGACGACCGTGACGGTGGCGGCCGGTGAGACGGTCACCGTCCCGTTCACCCTCTCCATCCCGGAGGACGCCACACCCGGCGACTACGCAGGCGGCGTGGTCACCTCGCTCAGCGCGCCGGACGCGCAGAACGGCGTCACCGTCGATCGCCGACTGGGGATCCGCGTCAACCTGCGGGTCGGTGGCGAACTCGCGCCGTCCCTGGCGGTCGAGAACATGTCTGTCGCCTGGAACGGCGGCCTCAACCCCTTCGCCGGTGGTGACGCCACCGTGACCTACACCCTGCACAACACCGGTAACGCCGCGATCGCAGCCCAGCCGGCGGCGCGCGTCAGCGGAGTCTTCGGCCTCTTCGGGACGGATGCCGCGGCTGCGCAGGACGTGCCGGTGCTCCTTCCGGGAGAGTCGTGGACCCAGACCGTCTCTGTTCCGGGCGTTCCCCCCGTGTTCGCTCTCATCGCCGGCGTCGACGTGGTGCCCGTCGTGACCGATGCGTCCGGCTCGACGACTCCGCTCGAAACGGTGACGGGGCAGGCGATCGGCGCCGCCGTTCCGTGGACGCTGCTCGTGATCGTCCTGCTGGTGGCGGTCGCGGTGTTCCTGCTGCTGCGCTCGCGCCGCCGGCGTGGCCAAGCCGCGCAGCAGCGCGCCGATGCCCGGGTGGAGGATGCGGTCGCCCGCGCTCTCGCCGAAGAGCGCGCCAAGGCCGCAGCCGGGACCGCACCGCTCGACTGA
- the nhaA gene encoding Na+/H+ antiporter NhaA, with amino-acid sequence MTSVELHRSGPAKKKRRPIAPDRLSAALMLIATALAIIWANSPWGAGYEHFWETPITIAVGDVQIDSNLHALVNDGLMTLFFFLVGLEVKRELTIGELTDRARATLPIAAAVAGLVVPAAIFILFTLGTDQTHAWGVVISTDTAFLLGALAIIGPKFPARLRAFLLTLAVVDDIGALLVIGVFYSDSLNLVALVVAAVLMGLIALVRFLPYGRGFSYAALGIALWIVVLLSGVHATLAGVAIALLIPVFPPRRSDVERTAELTRAFRESPNTVYAAAVQRSVRDSLSINERVDAGWRPYISFGVLPLFALANAGVHLDPATLKEAFTSPLTWGIIVALVAGKFVGITGATWLLRAAGKGVLAPGLGMTRIAGGGALSGIGFTIALFLVPIAIDDPHTQDLARVGVLTASVLAFLAGWAIISVGDRVRPPVAVGKYLNRPVDPSRDHIKGPKDAPLTIVEYGDFECPFCGRATGSIDEVFAALGDQVRWVWRHLPLDAPHPHAQQAAQASEAAAAQGHFYEMTRKMFAHQDQLELSDLIRYADELGLDTDRFADDLRSPAVLRHIQDDRFDAELMDLHSTPTFFIGGIRHVGPWDSASLIRALEASRGRVIEPHP; translated from the coding sequence ATGACCAGCGTCGAACTGCACCGCAGCGGCCCCGCCAAGAAGAAGCGCCGCCCGATCGCCCCGGACCGCCTGTCGGCAGCCCTGATGCTGATCGCCACCGCGCTCGCCATCATCTGGGCGAACAGCCCCTGGGGCGCCGGCTACGAGCACTTCTGGGAGACGCCGATCACGATCGCCGTGGGCGATGTGCAGATCGACTCGAACCTCCACGCGCTCGTCAACGACGGGCTGATGACGCTCTTCTTCTTCCTCGTCGGCCTCGAGGTCAAGCGCGAGCTGACCATCGGCGAGCTCACCGACCGGGCTCGTGCCACGCTTCCCATCGCGGCGGCGGTCGCGGGCCTCGTGGTCCCCGCGGCGATCTTCATCCTCTTCACCCTCGGCACCGACCAGACGCACGCATGGGGCGTCGTGATCTCCACCGACACGGCGTTCCTGCTGGGAGCCCTCGCCATCATCGGCCCCAAGTTCCCCGCGCGCCTGCGCGCGTTCCTGCTGACCCTCGCCGTCGTCGACGACATCGGGGCGCTGCTGGTCATCGGGGTCTTCTACTCCGACAGCCTCAACCTCGTGGCCCTCGTCGTGGCCGCAGTCCTCATGGGACTGATCGCCCTCGTGCGATTCCTGCCCTACGGCCGCGGCTTCTCCTACGCGGCCCTGGGCATCGCCCTCTGGATCGTCGTGCTTCTCTCGGGCGTGCACGCGACCCTCGCCGGCGTCGCCATCGCGCTCCTCATCCCGGTCTTCCCACCTCGGCGCAGCGACGTCGAACGCACGGCGGAGCTCACCCGCGCCTTCCGCGAGTCGCCCAACACCGTCTATGCGGCCGCGGTGCAGCGCAGCGTCCGCGACTCGCTCTCGATCAACGAACGCGTGGATGCGGGATGGCGCCCCTACATCTCCTTCGGCGTGCTGCCCCTGTTCGCCCTGGCGAACGCGGGCGTGCACCTCGACCCGGCGACGCTGAAGGAGGCCTTCACCTCGCCGTTGACGTGGGGCATCATCGTCGCGCTCGTAGCGGGCAAGTTCGTCGGCATCACAGGAGCGACCTGGCTGCTGCGCGCGGCGGGCAAGGGTGTTCTCGCCCCCGGTCTCGGGATGACGCGGATCGCCGGCGGCGGAGCGCTGTCGGGCATCGGGTTCACGATCGCGCTCTTCCTCGTGCCCATCGCGATCGACGACCCGCACACGCAGGATCTCGCCCGCGTCGGCGTGCTCACCGCATCCGTCCTCGCCTTCCTCGCAGGATGGGCGATCATCTCGGTCGGCGACCGGGTGCGTCCGCCGGTGGCCGTGGGCAAGTACCTGAACCGGCCCGTCGACCCTTCGCGCGACCACATCAAAGGGCCGAAGGACGCGCCGCTCACGATCGTCGAGTACGGCGACTTCGAGTGCCCATTCTGCGGCCGCGCGACCGGCTCCATCGACGAGGTGTTCGCGGCGCTGGGCGACCAGGTGCGGTGGGTATGGCGACACCTGCCGCTCGACGCTCCGCATCCGCATGCGCAGCAGGCGGCGCAGGCATCGGAGGCTGCGGCGGCGCAGGGCCACTTCTACGAGATGACGCGCAAGATGTTCGCCCATCAGGACCAGCTGGAGCTCTCGGACCTGATCCGCTACGCGGACGAGCTGGGCCTGGACACCGATCGCTTCGCCGACGATCTGCGCTCCCCCGCTGTGCTGCGCCACATCCAGGACGACCGCTTCGACGCGGAACTCATGGATCTGCACTCGACGCCCACGTTCTTCATCGGCGGGATACGCCATGTCGGCCCCTGGGACTCGGCCTCCCTCATCCGCGCCCTCGAGGCCTCCCGCGGTCGGGTCATCGAGCCGCACCCGTAG
- a CDS encoding HupE/UreJ family protein has protein sequence MPITVMRRARENRLAAIAVAALMLVLVLVLLPTQRAAAHPTGSTGVFLTVRQDAVDVKMQIQKAGFVAATGYDIATEQSELDAISDNLMTFLLHRVHISDEQGALTASVLEKPTFATVNDEDAIETTLRFTADRPLRGALDFTDDFIIDVVPSHQVYVALISDWDDGQIAEGDPKVIGVLGAGVTHLTWERSDTDPLHGLLAVIRLGMLHIAEGTDHLLFLTTLLIVAPSLATRARRGWRWQQPIPVKKTVGRAALTITAFTLGHLITLALVSLGLISFPEKPVEILVALSIAVAAAHALKPLLPRGELLIAGVFGLVHGTAFATTILELNLGFGETLVAIIGFNVGVELAQLIAAVLVLPLLIWLSHARAFGGFRTSVAIAAILAAAAWIGGILTDQDSVLQPVFTGIASYPLVSYLLLVALVAALWYFTRTTASSGRIEVGR, from the coding sequence GTGCCTATCACCGTCATGCGTCGCGCGCGGGAGAACCGCCTGGCGGCCATCGCAGTCGCGGCCCTCATGCTGGTCCTCGTCCTCGTTCTCCTGCCCACGCAGCGCGCGGCGGCGCATCCCACGGGATCGACCGGCGTGTTCCTCACGGTCCGGCAGGATGCGGTCGATGTGAAGATGCAGATCCAGAAGGCCGGCTTCGTGGCGGCCACGGGCTACGACATCGCCACCGAGCAGTCGGAGCTCGACGCGATCTCCGACAATCTGATGACGTTCTTGCTCCACCGCGTACACATCTCCGACGAGCAGGGCGCACTGACCGCCTCCGTGCTCGAGAAGCCGACCTTCGCGACGGTCAACGACGAGGATGCGATCGAGACGACGCTCCGCTTCACCGCGGACCGCCCGCTGCGGGGTGCGCTGGATTTCACCGACGACTTCATCATCGATGTCGTCCCCTCGCATCAGGTCTATGTCGCGCTGATCAGCGACTGGGACGACGGCCAGATCGCCGAGGGCGACCCGAAGGTCATCGGCGTGCTGGGCGCCGGCGTCACGCACCTCACGTGGGAGCGCAGCGACACCGACCCGCTGCACGGCCTGCTCGCGGTCATCCGCCTCGGGATGCTGCACATCGCCGAGGGCACCGATCACCTGCTGTTCCTCACGACGTTGCTGATCGTCGCCCCCTCGCTCGCCACGCGGGCGCGGCGAGGCTGGCGCTGGCAGCAGCCGATCCCCGTCAAGAAGACCGTGGGCAGGGCGGCGCTGACGATCACCGCGTTCACCCTCGGGCATCTGATCACGCTCGCGCTCGTGTCGCTCGGGCTCATCTCCTTCCCCGAGAAGCCGGTGGAGATCCTCGTCGCCCTCTCCATCGCCGTCGCCGCCGCGCACGCGCTGAAGCCGCTGCTGCCGCGAGGGGAGCTGCTCATCGCGGGAGTGTTCGGGCTCGTGCACGGCACGGCGTTCGCCACGACGATCCTCGAGCTCAACCTCGGATTCGGCGAGACCCTCGTCGCCATCATCGGCTTCAACGTCGGGGTGGAGCTCGCACAGCTCATCGCCGCGGTGCTCGTGCTCCCGCTGCTCATCTGGCTCTCCCACGCGCGCGCGTTCGGCGGCTTCCGCACCTCGGTGGCCATCGCCGCGATCCTGGCCGCCGCCGCATGGATCGGCGGCATCCTGACCGACCAGGACTCGGTGCTGCAGCCGGTGTTCACCGGGATCGCGAGCTACCCCCTCGTGTCGTACCTCCTGCTGGTGGCCCTGGTCGCGGCGCTCTGGTACTTCACGCGCACCACCGCATCCTCTGGACGGATCGAGGTGGGACGGTGA
- a CDS encoding NAD(P)H-binding protein — MSVLVVGASGAVGGAVVEGLLERGAEVHATSRSPEKLTLPVSVPTFAADLDDPASFADALADVDRVFLYADLAAPKPLLNALAAAGVQHVVLLSSSAVTLPGAAEDFNGGRFLRVERAVEESGLAYTFLRPGGFASNAARWSWSIKSDGAVPLPYPDAVQAPIHEQDIADVAVVAMTSDTLIGQAPSLSGPERLTLREQIEIIGDVIGRPLSVTEQTEAESAAMLSRHVPEVWVRQIIKDWREAVGARPALSDEYTRITGKPSRTFHRWVEDNKHLFEGEHR; from the coding sequence ATGTCGGTTCTGGTGGTGGGTGCGAGCGGCGCCGTGGGCGGTGCGGTGGTCGAAGGCCTCCTCGAGCGCGGAGCGGAGGTTCATGCCACCAGTCGTTCACCCGAGAAGCTGACTCTGCCCGTCTCCGTGCCGACCTTCGCCGCGGACCTCGACGATCCCGCATCCTTCGCCGACGCTCTCGCGGACGTCGATCGGGTGTTCCTCTACGCAGACCTCGCTGCACCGAAGCCACTGCTGAACGCACTTGCCGCCGCCGGCGTCCAGCATGTCGTGTTGCTGTCATCCAGCGCCGTCACACTGCCGGGGGCGGCAGAGGACTTCAATGGCGGCCGCTTCCTTCGTGTCGAGCGAGCGGTGGAAGAGTCGGGACTCGCCTACACGTTCCTCCGACCCGGCGGGTTCGCCAGCAATGCGGCGCGGTGGAGCTGGAGCATCAAGAGCGACGGTGCGGTCCCGCTCCCCTACCCGGATGCGGTGCAGGCCCCCATCCACGAACAGGACATCGCCGATGTCGCTGTGGTCGCCATGACCTCGGACACTCTGATCGGGCAGGCGCCGTCGCTCAGCGGCCCCGAGCGCCTCACGCTGCGCGAGCAGATCGAGATCATCGGCGACGTCATCGGACGGCCGCTCTCGGTGACCGAGCAGACGGAAGCGGAGTCGGCAGCGATGCTCTCACGTCATGTTCCGGAGGTCTGGGTGCGCCAGATCATCAAGGACTGGCGCGAGGCGGTCGGCGCCCGTCCCGCGCTGTCCGACGAGTACACGCGCATCACCGGCAAGCCGTCTCGCACGTTCCACCGATGGGTCGAAGACAACAAGCACCTGTTCGAAGGGGAGCACCGCTGA
- a CDS encoding LPXTG cell wall anchor domain-containing protein — MTASRQRARTSRLGRASVAVTVATLLLGTGASVAHAADDDPDAGATTGGTMVITVDIPEHAVAASPSPTATAPQVPTGALPATGDDLQRLLPWLLGGLAVTSVGAALLARRRRA; from the coding sequence GTGACCGCGTCCCGGCAGCGCGCCCGGACGTCGCGGCTGGGACGAGCCTCCGTCGCCGTGACCGTCGCGACGCTCCTCCTGGGCACGGGAGCCTCGGTCGCCCACGCCGCAGACGACGACCCGGATGCGGGTGCGACGACGGGCGGGACCATGGTGATCACCGTCGACATCCCCGAGCATGCCGTGGCCGCATCCCCCTCCCCGACCGCCACGGCACCACAGGTGCCCACCGGCGCGCTGCCCGCGACGGGCGACGACCTGCAGCGACTTCTCCCCTGGCTGCTCGGCGGGTTGGCCGTCACGAGCGTGGGCGCCGCCCTCCTCGCGCGCCGCCGCCGCGCCTGA
- a CDS encoding metallophosphoesterase family protein, translating into MLLAAPSRPTGRAALWASAAAVGAALMLSGALVAPAAHADDPAGYTGIVLGVASNETQRTVSWYTSADTSQVVQLAPTSAVVNGQFVASVTTFAATGAANVSTTGYNRHAVLSGLQENTQYSYRVGSDGNWSPTYSFKTQSFEGDFDFLFFGDPQIGSSGNVAKDGAGWADTMNVALTANPNAELLVSGGDQVETANTEPQWDAFLAPDQLRQYPWAATIGNHDVGGKAYEQHFYTPNTDYSSAYYKDPTKTATTSGGDYWYIYKDVLFIDLNSNSYNSANGGGDAAHVQYVTDVVNQHGADAKYTVLVYHHSIYSAADHAKDADNKVRRVDFPTTFSKLGVDLVLQGHDHVYTRSYEIKNGEKANPAEQPGQNDVFVGEGGVIYMTANSASGSKYYDITAPDNSGTTGAGNGPDPLKPSDYWYNSVQNQEHVRSYVKVQVRADQLVVEGIRSGTCDAPNAAVEQGKVGWCGTPGSSTAVDGVGSLIDSVTIHPFHGDGQDIQVDVPNQAPGEFGWTIDGQNGLVDLGTAEEKGDYFEATGEINPISVTDTRSSLAPWSLTSVLGDFKDGDKTFSGRYLGWTPKVVTDGAGATAGASVSSGYDTGDGLAVSRVLGSAAQGHTKGSALLGAALDLKLPTETAKGSYRATLTLTALAG; encoded by the coding sequence ATGCTCCTTGCAGCACCCTCGCGACCCACGGGTCGCGCGGCCCTGTGGGCCTCGGCGGCGGCGGTCGGCGCCGCGCTGATGCTCAGCGGCGCCCTCGTCGCCCCCGCGGCGCACGCCGACGACCCTGCGGGCTACACCGGCATCGTGCTGGGCGTGGCCTCCAACGAGACGCAGCGCACGGTGTCGTGGTACACCTCCGCCGACACGTCGCAGGTCGTGCAGTTGGCCCCCACCTCTGCCGTGGTGAACGGTCAGTTCGTCGCCTCCGTGACGACCTTCGCCGCCACCGGCGCCGCCAACGTCTCGACCACGGGATACAACCGCCACGCCGTCCTGTCGGGGCTGCAGGAGAACACGCAGTACTCGTACCGTGTGGGATCCGATGGCAACTGGTCGCCGACCTACTCGTTCAAGACGCAGTCCTTCGAGGGCGACTTCGACTTCCTGTTCTTCGGCGACCCCCAGATCGGGTCCTCGGGCAACGTCGCGAAGGACGGCGCCGGCTGGGCCGACACCATGAACGTCGCGCTGACCGCCAACCCCAACGCGGAGCTGCTGGTCTCCGGCGGCGACCAGGTCGAGACGGCCAACACCGAGCCGCAGTGGGACGCGTTCCTCGCTCCCGACCAGCTGCGCCAGTACCCCTGGGCCGCGACGATCGGTAACCACGACGTCGGCGGCAAGGCGTACGAGCAGCACTTCTACACGCCCAACACCGACTACTCCTCGGCCTACTACAAGGACCCGACCAAGACGGCGACGACGTCCGGCGGCGACTACTGGTACATCTACAAGGACGTGCTGTTCATCGACCTGAACAGCAACAGCTACAACTCGGCGAACGGCGGCGGTGACGCGGCCCACGTGCAGTACGTGACGGATGTGGTGAACCAGCACGGCGCCGACGCCAAGTACACCGTGCTCGTGTACCACCACTCGATCTACTCCGCCGCGGACCACGCGAAGGACGCCGACAACAAGGTGCGTCGCGTGGACTTCCCGACCACCTTCTCGAAGCTCGGCGTCGACCTCGTCCTCCAGGGCCACGACCACGTCTACACCCGCAGCTACGAGATCAAGAACGGCGAGAAGGCCAATCCTGCCGAGCAGCCCGGCCAGAACGACGTCTTCGTCGGTGAGGGCGGCGTCATCTACATGACGGCGAACTCCGCATCGGGTTCGAAGTACTACGACATCACGGCGCCCGACAACAGTGGAACCACGGGAGCGGGCAACGGTCCCGACCCGCTGAAGCCGAGCGACTACTGGTACAACTCCGTGCAGAACCAGGAGCACGTGCGCAGCTACGTCAAGGTGCAGGTGCGCGCCGATCAGCTCGTGGTCGAGGGCATCCGCTCCGGCACCTGCGACGCGCCCAACGCTGCGGTGGAGCAGGGCAAGGTCGGCTGGTGCGGCACGCCGGGTTCGAGCACGGCGGTCGACGGCGTCGGGTCCCTGATCGACTCGGTCACCATCCACCCCTTCCACGGCGACGGTCAGGACATCCAGGTCGACGTTCCCAACCAGGCTCCCGGCGAGTTCGGCTGGACGATCGACGGACAGAACGGCCTCGTCGACCTCGGGACCGCCGAGGAGAAGGGCGACTACTTCGAGGCGACGGGCGAGATCAACCCGATCAGCGTCACCGACACGCGCTCCTCGCTGGCTCCGTGGTCGCTCACCTCGGTGCTCGGCGACTTCAAGGACGGCGACAAGACGTTCTCCGGCCGCTACCTGGGCTGGACGCCGAAGGTCGTCACCGACGGTGCCGGAGCGACGGCCGGTGCATCCGTCTCCTCGGGTTACGACACCGGTGACGGTCTGGCCGTCAGCCGCGTGCTCGGCTCTGCGGCGCAGGGGCACACGAAGGGATCGGCGCTGCTGGGAGCGGCGCTCGATCTCAAGCTCCCGACCGAGACGGCGAAGGGCAGCTATCGCGCGACCCTGACCCTCACCGCGCTCGCCGGCTGA
- a CDS encoding BLUF domain-containing protein, with protein MTDPLISVVYTSHARAPFTDPDLEQLLSISRESNARRGITGMLLYRAGHFIQILEGPDAAVRELMRVIQADPRHGDVRIVRDEEIGERRFSEWSMGYEPISPPSHPAPDGFRDTFDDLGDEDDPDNVLRAIGELTLWFRVRSRHRGD; from the coding sequence GTGACCGACCCGTTGATCTCCGTCGTCTACACCAGTCACGCGCGCGCCCCCTTCACCGACCCCGACCTGGAGCAACTGCTCTCCATCAGCCGGGAGTCGAACGCTCGCCGCGGGATCACCGGCATGCTTCTCTACCGAGCGGGACACTTCATCCAGATCCTCGAGGGCCCGGATGCGGCGGTGCGCGAGCTGATGCGGGTCATCCAGGCCGACCCGCGGCACGGCGATGTGCGGATCGTCCGGGATGAGGAGATCGGCGAGCGACGGTTCTCGGAGTGGAGCATGGGGTACGAACCCATCTCGCCGCCCTCGCATCCCGCCCCCGACGGCTTCAGGGACACGTTCGACGACCTCGGCGACGAGGACGACCCGGACAACGTGCTGCGGGCGATCGGGGAGCTCACCCTGTGGTTCCGGGTGCGCAGCCGGCATCGGGGGGACTGA
- a CDS encoding DUF1345 domain-containing protein, with translation MSTPATDFSARRHRAGWRVTVLFGVFVIVTVAVGLTASWIYAPAIGWIAGAGTFSLWVWLGILRLDATQTEQHATREDPTRTTAQTLLVLASLASFGAIALVLVEAGTVSSNSARLELAGIAVVTVAASWFLIHVLFSLRYAALYYAQHGGIDFNQPDPPAYRDFAYLAFTLGMTYQVSDTTITSSTIRREALRHALLSFLLGVVVVAATINLVSSLAH, from the coding sequence GTGAGCACCCCGGCCACGGACTTCTCCGCGCGCCGCCACCGCGCCGGCTGGCGGGTCACGGTCCTGTTCGGTGTGTTCGTCATCGTCACCGTCGCCGTGGGACTGACGGCCTCATGGATCTACGCACCCGCCATCGGCTGGATCGCGGGGGCCGGCACCTTCTCACTGTGGGTGTGGCTCGGCATCCTGCGTCTGGATGCCACCCAGACCGAGCAGCACGCGACCCGCGAGGACCCGACCCGGACGACCGCGCAGACCCTGCTCGTGCTGGCCAGCCTCGCGAGCTTCGGCGCCATCGCGCTCGTGCTGGTGGAGGCGGGCACCGTGAGCTCGAACTCGGCCCGGCTCGAACTCGCCGGCATCGCGGTCGTCACGGTGGCCGCGTCATGGTTCCTCATCCACGTGCTCTTCAGCCTCCGCTACGCGGCGCTCTACTACGCGCAGCACGGCGGCATCGACTTCAATCAGCCCGATCCCCCCGCCTATCGAGACTTCGCCTACCTTGCCTTCACGCTCGGCATGACCTACCAGGTGTCGGACACCACAATCACCAGCAGCACCATCCGGCGCGAGGCCCTTCGCCACGCGCTCCTGTCGTTCCTGCTCGGCGTCGTGGTCGTCGCGGCGACGATCAACCTCGTCTCGAGCCTCGCCCACTGA